The genomic window AGTTGTTGCAATATACACAAGATTTTGCTTTTTAAAAGTTTACCTCTGCAAAGTTTGGGCCTAATATTACTCTGTCACTCTGTTTTGATTCTTGTCTGCTTTCCCAGATATCTGCTATGTTATCGCGGATCCTCTTTTCCATATGATGTGGTATGTTCGTCTGTGCTAGTCTTGGACCAAATACTGCCTTCAGCTGTGCTCCAGTAAGTTGCGTGCTTTCACTTTCCCTGTGGATGCGCCTAAATATAGTTTTGCTGTGACAGGGGAGATAAAATAATTTTGGAGGTGACGGTTAGTGAGAAACAGATTCTTACATTATTTTTGGCCTCTGTCCAATTATTTTGAGGTGCAATAGAAAACAACTCACTTTTTGTTTTCCTCCTGCCAGCTGTCACTCATGACTAGATGGAAGAGGTCGGATGTCTCCTTTGTGTGTTGGAAGCAATGGAAATGTTTTGGATATAGACTGGTGCtttgtctttttttcctttttgtttcatcGTATTCTGTCAGCGGAAGCAGATATGTAATATGTAAGCTCTCGTGATACGAAAGATGTTGGTGAATACCGTGGGATGGGTAGGTTATTACAAAAAAAAGATAAGTAGAAATGATTTTCTTACCTTTTTTGCTGGAAAAGAACTTTGAAGTTTCTGGTTTGAATTCTTTGATTCTTCCAGGTAGTTGCTCCCACTTTACTTCGTTTGTTTCACCAAATATGGCTGTAAAAAGGAACTCCGGTTTCCATTCGGCATCTACGTTGCTTTGCTGCATGGAGGCCATTGgatattcttttatttttctttcatgagaTAATTGAAGTATTCAAGTAGTGCTGCTTGTAAAAATTAAAATTGTTGCTCTTGTACTATTCACTTACAttgaaatcctcatcatcttttatgAGTTCAATGCCATtctagtattttgcaaattgagCCATGAAGTGTCCGCATTGGGTACCCTGCTGTTTTGGCACGCAAACTCTGTTAGGTGTTTCTGCTATCCTCGACCAGTTTGGTTCGCTGTTGGCTTGTAGCTCCGCTTCgccgtaatgcttcttcatgaGTGCGTGCATCCTTTTAATCTGTGTTATTGTTGGGTTTGCCATTAATAAAGGGAATGCAGCAATTGGAAAACCAGTTAGAAAACAAGGTTGAATTGATGTACCAGTTCTTGGTGGTCCTTATGGTGTGTTTTGCATGTTTTTTTCGTCTCCGTGTCTGTAATTCAGTGAGTCAAGTATGTCGATGGAGTTCGTGTACTTGTTGAGCACGTACAGTGTGTAGTGTTTATCTGTGTTGTGAGGTATCATAATCTGCAATGTTTGGAGACAGAGTGAGTTAAAGTTCATTCTTGTCAGGAGAATTAAATGACATGTGAATGTGCAATCTGTAGGAAGAATGAGTTATGTTTCTATATTTCTATTAACTCACCAAATTTTTTCTTTAAAAGTTCCTTCCCTGTTATAAGGGGTGCAAACTCTTTCAATGCTTCTTCCTCATTGAATTCTGCTAGTCCTCCTTCTCCAATTTTAACACCGAGCACGAGCTGCGACCAAAAAGTTTTCTACTTTTTATTTCAATCTTTGTATTCACTGAAATGATGCAAGTGCTTTTGTCAAATTGGATTTCATATGTTTGCAAATTCTATGGGAAGTATGGCTTTATCGGTTGTGTTGTATTGTTGCTGCGATGTCCATTCGTCGAACATTGCGTTTGCGATGGAGCCCTCCATCTGTCCACCATATCCTTTCTTTAGCTGTTCCATTATTTGTTTTCCTGTAATCCAATCGGGTCGCGTCGAGCTAATATATATGTTTAGactagaagaagaaaaagtttatacattagttaggttggtttaaaaaggggcaacatttgtttgttttttagtttatgcaagagaaagtacttactctccgcattcgtcctgtccttctttgctgaataggtattcatggagtgctctggctttgttcatgaatttgaaatctCCTGGGACAAATGTAGGAATCATGATTTCTCCAAGGAGCCTTCTTGAAGGCTTTACCGGCCTTTTCTTGACCGAGATTTTCTTGTCTGAGCTGTTCTCAGATGATTGAGCCATTGAATCTTCTCCTGATTCTTGCTGCAAGATTGTCAGATACGGCATGGCATCTTTGTTGAATTCATAGCTTTCATGGTCATTCAACCATGTTTTGATTACATCGAACTCATAGCCCATCTTTACATACACGTTGTATTCTTCTAGTTGTAGCGGGTTGAGGCTTGAAAGAAATTCATCAACATCTTTTGCATTTAATTTTCaactttcttttatgcaccatgctggtatgagacagtacatggttgatttatagaatgctctttgcacttcacttaaatactttgagtatggctttatagaatgcttcatgtgcttcacttatatcatttgaagtttggattgcctatttctcttcacatagaaaaccgccatttgtagaatgttcttttgattcacttatatttgttagagcgtgggcatatcttttgttgGAAGAATTAAGCTCTCTTGctccacttatatctatttagagagatggcaggaattggtcattcacatgattagtcataaaatcctacataaaacttgtagatcactgaatatgatatgtttgattcattgcaatagttttgcgatatagacaTGATAATATGTGAGAggttctagtaaatggttgtgtttagtaagaatattggtgttaaggtttgtgattcccgaagcatgcacgtatggtctcctaactatgtaaccaaattggcgcacattgtattttgattgtttatctttgtgtgaaggtcgggggcgcgcgatggttaaatcctaccaacctcccccctaggagcatgcgtagtagtactttgcttcgagggctaatgaacttttgcaataagtatatgagttctttatgactaatatgagtccatggattatatgcactcttaccttttcgcaatttgctagcctctacggtaccgtgcattgccctttctcaccttgagagttggtgcagacttcgctggtgcatccaaaccacgtgatacgatacgctctatcacacataagcctccttatatcttcctcaaaacagccaccatacctacctattatggcatttccatagccattccgagatatattgccatgcaacttccatcatcatcatatacatgacttgagcattcattctcatattgctttgcatgatcgtaagatagctagcatgatgttttcatggcttgtccgttttttatatctttgctatgctatatcattgcacatcctggtacactgccagaggcattcatatagagtcatattttgttctagtatcgagttgtaatattgagttgtaagtaaataaaagtgtgatgatcatcattattagatcattgtcccatgtgaggaaaggatgatggaagctatgattccctcacaagttgggatgagtctcctgactttatgaaaaataaaagaggccaaagaagcccaaataaaaaaaagaggccaaagaagcccaccaaaaaaataaaaaaaatatataaaaaagagaaaataaaaaaaatgggagaaaaagagagaaggggcaattctactatccttttaccatacttgtgcttcaaagtagcaccatgttcttcatagagaaagtctcctatgctttcacgttcatatactagtgggaatttttcattatagaacttgggttgtatattccgatgatgggcttcctcaaatgctcgaggttatcatgagcaagcaagttggatgcacacacacttagtttcagtttgagctttcatacacttatagctccagtgcatccgttgcatggcaatccctactcctcgcattgacatcaattgatgggcatctccatagcctgttgattagccgcgtcgatgtgagactttctccctttctgtcttctccatacaacctccaccatcatactctattccatctgtagtgctatatccatggcttgcgctcatgtattgcgtgagggttgaaaaagctgaagcgcgttaaaaagtacgaaccaattgcttggctgacaccgggatgggcatgaggggtaccttgtgttaagaaaagggagcataaaagactatatgattttgtagggataactttctttagcattgatattttgaaacacatgattgtttgttgggatgcccgagtattaatttcttttatgtcaaatgatagactattactttgaatcactcgtgtcttaatattcatgccatgattagattacatgatcaagattatgctaggtaacattccacatcaaaaattatcttttttatcatttacctactcgaggacgagcaagaattaagcttggggatcctgatacgtctccatcgtatctataatttttgattcttccatgccaatattctacaaattttagatacttttggcaactttttatactatttttgggactaacatattgatccagtgcccagtgccagttcctgtttgttgcatgttttttgtttcgcggaaaatccatatcaaacggagtccaaacgggataaaaacggacggagattttttttggaatatttatgaatttcgggaagaagaatcaacgtgagacgatgatcgaggggcccacgaggcagggggcgtgccccaggggggtgggcgcgcccctgaccctcatggacaccccgtaaggcggttgttgcccttctttcgccacaagaaagctaatgtccggagaaaaatcatgttcaaagtttcaatccaatcggagttatggatcgcCGGGAAtagaagaaacggtgaaagggcagaattaggaacgcagaaacagagagagactaagagacagatccaatctcggaggggctctcgcccctcccataccatggagaccatggaccagaggggaaacccttctccaatcTAAGCAgatggtcaaggaagaagaagaagaagaaggggggctttctcccctctctcccggtggcgccggaacgccgccggcgccatcatcatcaccgtgatctacagcaacacctccatcatcttcaccaacatctccatcacctccccccatctatctacagcggtccaatCTCCCGccacccgctataccctctacttgaacatggtgctttatgcttcatattattattcaatgatgtgttgccatctgatacgtctccaatgtatctataatttatgaagcattcatgctattttattatccgttttgaatgattacgggctttattatacacttttatattacttttgggactaacctattaaccagaggcccagctcatattgttgttttattgcctgtttcagtatttcaaagaaaaggaatatcaaacggagtccaaacggaatgaaaccttcgggagcgtgatttttggaaaggatatgatccgacagacttggagttcaagtcagggaaggctcgaggaagctaggagttagggaagtatgatgaatcttgcattctttacaaactatactgttttggcagattgctgttatgtttgcatatgcttgcttgtttaatgattctatttgaggataggagtattacatATCATAACTTCATAAGGCAGTACCATCTTTTCGAGATCTTGCTTCCTTTTGGGGAATTCAAAATTAAGCTTCTGATGATCAAATAAAAAGAGCCTCATGAATCATGATGAGAGACGAGTTCTTCAAACTTTGACAGTAGAAGCTTATGTTCATTAGTCAAGTTTTTCTTTTTGACCATATAACAATGTCGCCCGTTTTAAAAGCAACAGGATTAGGATATGTGCAAGTCATGTGATTTGCAGGACGATGAACTGGTGCAGCCGTGCAGGCCACTTTTTTTTAACACTTCTTTTCAATTGCACATTATTTAGCGCGCCAATGGTAGTAATTTAGTGAGGATGCTAGACGTTTGACAAAGTCGTCATCAAAAGTGCTGCGCCGGGTGATTCCCAAAAAAAAGTGCTGACCATGTTTCAAATATGAAAGTGGACTTAGACAAAAGAATGCAAGAAAACTGTCCTACATGTGATGTGTGTCCCCTTTCGTGGCTCGCGTCAGAACCAGTTGCGGTCACTGGCATCTTCTTAGCACTGGCCAGTCGTATAATCTTCACGCCATGCGCGTCTAATCCCCGCTCCGCTCATCCACGATCCACGATATGATAATCCCGCTCTTAGTATTGCTCTTGGCTTTCGTGCTTCGATTGCATCCGGTGGCTAGCACGGAAGATTTGGCTACATGCTCGCCCAATGCATGCGGCAACCTGATCGTGGCTTACCCGTTTTGGTTGGAGGATGAAGGTCAGCCGCCATGCGGGTCCCCGTCCTTCCAGATCAACTGCAACGGCGGCCAAGCATTCCTCAGTCGCTCCTTGTTCGGGGGCTACCAGGTCCTTGAAATCTTCACCGAGAACTCCTCATTCATCGCCGTGGACAACAACCTGCCGCTAGACGACGGCTGTCCGCCGTGGTGGTTCAATATCTCGCTGGGTCTCGGGCTGGGGCCGTACACCATCAGCAAGAAGAACAGCGAGGTTGTCGTCCTCTACAACTgcaccaagcagcagcagcaggtggCGCCGCCGGGGTTCAGCCGCATGGGTTGCGCCGACGAGTCCTTCTACCGCCTTGGTGGGGCGTATGGCGACCACCAGCGTGAACAAAGCGGGCTCCCTCCATCGTGTCGTGTCGCAGTGGTTCCGGTCCTTGGTTTCGCTGATGGCAGCGACTATGTCCCCAGCATGAGACAGGGGTTTCTTCTCGAGTGGTTGGTGGCGTCAGGCGATTGCACCAAGTGCGTGACAAGCGGCGGGCAGTGCAGCTATGCCAACGACGGCACCGGGTTTTCCTGCAATTGCTCCGACGGCGTGCCACCAATAGATTGCGGTGAGTTCACCGAACTCGACTCTGCACCCTAGTTAATTCTTTCTTCTTTAAGACGAACGAAAGAGTAATTTCTAGGACGAACTAGGCATCACTTTTATTTACACACTGATGAAGCCATCGTTTGGCTTTTCGGTGACCCATCGTCACTGCAGTATCTTTTAGAGTAAATTTCAGTTTTTACCCTTCTACTTCGTAATTTTTTCGCTAATTACCCCACTTAGCAGCTTTTCATCCAGATTACTCCACTTAGAGATTTTTTTTGCTAGTTTGTGAAGAAGTCAAATCAAAGAAAGGCCAAACATCGCAGCCGGTGGTTAAGCTTCTCCCCTAGTTCTTGAGTTGTTTTGGCCAAACTAGTGCAAGCTAGTATGTTAGGTGAGATTCCGCCGGTCCATTGCATTCTAGGCATGCATGGCATTGAACTACACCTTCAGTATTTTTTTCCTAGATCACATTCTCTTTGAGTCAAGTCAATGGCTCACAATTTAAGAGTCGGTGTTTACTTATATACCCAATTGGTGCCATTGACTTTTTTCAAAAAGGATTATTACCGCGGCCTCTCACACATCCATCTTTATTACATTATTCAACAtcttacaaaataaataaatagatcaaCCCAAAGCCATCTTTCTGGCAAAAACTGTCGCCCTAACTACAAGATTGATGACGTGCCCTGACCGCGCGCCACGCACACCAAGAAATCCGGTGGCCTCATCAAGCCCCCCGCCGGCGAGCCGAGAGTACCAACCGGTCTAGCACACCCTCAGCATGCACCGCATGCGCACGCTGTAGAATCCGTCGCCGCCTTCTTCCGCAATCCCATCTTCAGGAGTAATTAATGCATTTATCTTGGCAGACCCTTCTGCCATTGACGCGACCACGACGCCGAATAGCGCATGCCTCCTACAAACACCCATCGAACGGTATCCACCGCCTAGACCCCGCTCCATCTTGCCGCCAAGACTCGCCGTTGTCGATACTGTAGATGGCACGCCGCTCCACTTTGTGCCCAACCACCAAGCTAAACACTTGTCCCTCGAGCTAGTGTACAACCCCAAATATGATGCCCCCATGGGGGTGACAATGCAGGAACCTCGCCATCATCATATATTGAAAGCCTAAATCTCGGGTTTCCCCCGGGGCACACGGGAAACACAGATCGTCCCACAACGCCTTCAATAAGGTAACGACACCCGCTGGCACCACCGTTGACGGTTTTGGCCGAGGGCGAACCAAGCTTTCGCTGGCAAATTCATGTTCATCTCCGGCCGGACCACCAGATcgacctcctccatcatctagcaCACCCATGGGTGACATCAGCCACCGGGAAACTACACGACTGGAGCCGCCCCACCTCCCTGCCTGGGTGAACCATCGACGGCAGAGGGGCCCTTATCGCTGCACCGCCGAAGCACATGTCCGGGACACCTGAGTGAATCTCCACCGCAACCACatccctaagggcatctccagctgttggccccccaggggcgtctaaaagcgccgcctgggggtgagccggcgcaaagaaaggccctgggggcgagtcgtcgcccagccgtcggcccccagggccgcccccaggcgaGTGTTTTCCTTTAAAAAAAGgccgttcggcgaagttatgataaaagagtagttaaatttcggctaaacatggtaaatttcggcgaaattcgcgcattttcattacattaagctaatctaaaaaagaaaggggctgaagtcgtcgccgccgtcaccgccatcgtcgtcgtcggccttctcctccttgacgcgggcgccccggCTGGACCCGGCGTCACCATGGTGGACTGGCGACGGCGCGTCGTCGTCATCGCTGTCGCATAGGACGACGACCCCGTCTtcgtcgcggccgcgtcggcgctcctcgaagcggcgcagggcggcgcgctggcgctccttcgccttgtcccggcgcgccttctccatcgcaatggagtcccggcgcgcccattctagggccgcgtcgtcgtcgacgAACTCCGCCTTCGCCGGcaccagccccggctccgtcttcaccggcgccagtcccggctccgtcttcaccggcgccagccccggctccgtctttggcttgacgaagcgcggaggagccgacgaggaggaggcacgccggccgccctcgttgatgacgatgccggcgctgcgagtgcgccggccgagcggggactccgccgcgggctcggccttgacgccgagcagggccggagtgccggaggagtgcgacgaggatcgggaggaggaagaggaggaggaggacccgaaccgccttggcgcccatggcccgacgcgtcggtgctgcgccggggggtacgccaacggcggttcgttgccgccctcgaggtgcgtgaGCACGCTCTCGAGTATGCGGCCGGTGGCGCCCCACCAGAGGCGGCGCCCCTCGCTATTCTGCCgcccgccgaccaccggcgcgccgttggtggacgccaatcgctgctgctggcggcgctcgaaatacgccgcccaggccgcgtggttgtcggcggcgtactggggagggagcgttgggcgccttgccattgattccccgcgggaaccgaggccgttggggggagacgaggcgccgagtcgctgacgcggctggcccgcggcttcTTCGCGCCAAAACAACTCGCCCCGGCGCCCcagggcgccccccagcgcgccgggttcgggctgggtccgccggcgctgttttcagcccaagccggcgaaaatcgggctcctgggggcgcgactgggccgttttttcggcgctggcgcgaaaaaatcgcctggggaggccttcttgggggcgcggctggagatgccctaagtcacGGCAAAGGAAGGCCCCGCCGCGGCTATCATCCCGTGTCTGGGCTTTGCCCCGCGGAGCTCCGGCGGCAGCGAAGAGAGGGGCGGCGGCAGCTCGAAGCCCTAGCTCATATCGAAAAGGAGGGGAttgggagggaggcggcggctccCTCGGTGGCATTGACTAGTAGACATTCTTCATAGGCACGCGGTATCAGCAATGGGAGGACCCCAATGGTCGGGTCCTCCCGACCAACTCTCCCCTTGGAAGATAGAGTACTCTAAATGCTGTACATCTTCATCGGTAAATAAACTCTACAATCAGTAGCACTTGGCCACTTGAAGTGGCCCACTTGCCTCAAGCCTCAGCTGCTTACATTATAGTAAATTTCAGAACTTGATGCCCTCGCCGGCAGCTGTTTGCATTATTAAAACTTCCATAATATATACTTTCAAGTGGGTACCCAAAACTAGTGACAGAACAAGTAGCTCAGACTAGTTTGATGGGAACCAAAAACTAGTGTGCTTCTTTTCTGATCAACCATCATTAGTTATGTTACTTTCGGAATTGCATAATTACATATTAATATGCTATTTCCAGATTTTTTGACAAGTTGTGTTGTTGGTACATGATCTTAGATAACATCAGTATTGATGTAAAATCAACTTTTGGCTCTAGTGTCTTGGTGGGTCATCAGTTTGTGATGTTAGATCAGTCTGTGACACTAAAATAAGATTGCCAGAGCTATACTCCACTTAGGTTTGCCAGCGCTCAGAATGAGTGTCTTCATGATAACAAGTTACATATACAGGATGGTAACTGGCAGAGTAGGATTTTCCAAAATTATGTGGGCATATAACTTGCTGTAGTATTGTATCAAACTAGTATTTAAACGAAGTGGGATATGCAGTCAATGCTCTTTACAGTATTGCGTAGAACATTTTTTATGTGTTTATGTATTGAGCCTGTTAATTATTATTTTTGTAAAAAACAATATAATATATTTTATGTTATTGATTTTTAAACTAAATAATATTGTGTGATATTCCAGGTAGCAAGAGAGCTGGCACAAAGATTCTCTTAATAGGTATGCTAGCAGTTGCACCATATTTTCACATGTTATCATTTAAATGTCAATAGTTCCTAAACCATGATTTCTAAGATACCTATTTTTCTGTTAAGAAAGATACATATTTTCTTAGGTTTGACTGTATAATTCGACTGGAACAAATACACTCAGTTTGTGCATAATAAAAGTCAACTAGGATCAATAACCTACATCTTCAAAAAAACAAATCCTACTTTTGCCGCCTTGTACTCTTTCAACCTTTTCAACCCATTCCTATAACCCGTTGGATACTGGGTCGTGAAGCTCCTCATTGCGGGGACAGTGCTTAGTTGAGCGTCAGAGATTCTGGAGGACGTGTTGTTAGCCTTGAAAACCAGCACCATTAGCAACCTCTTCCTCCTGGAGCCGTCCGACCCAGCGCGCTCTTAGACGAAGAGCAGTGGCCTTGGGATGGCGTCATACATCGTGGCAGGAGAGGAGGGATATGCAGATCTGAGTGGTATAGCTCCCAGTGGGGATGGCCAGGAGGTGACCTCTTGGATGGCTTTGGGTGTTTGTAGAGCTCCTGATCAAGCAGGAAGTCTGCAATGGTGGAGCAGCCGTACAGAAGATGAGAAGAGCAACCTGATTGGTGAGGTCCAAGTCCATGTGTAACAAACACCACGTAAGCGTCCCCTTAGGAACCTAACAAACACCACGTACTGACTGTCTGGTAGACTGGAAAGATTATAACAGAACCTGTGGTTTTGTGAAAAAAAAAAGTTGAAAGCATGTGGTCATGTGAAACCATAACCACAGAACCAATTAACTTCAATTTAACACattcgatgttcttagagatctaaaTATCCATATTATAACACCTGGTACATCTACTTCTTCAATCTCAGCTTTGACATCAGCAGCTGCAGCGCTACTCTTTGCATGTATTTATGTGCTGATATGGTATATGATGGGGAAAAGGAACTGGTTTCAACTCTCGAAAAAGAATAGCAGCACCACTGAAAGGCATTACGAGGCCATGATAATATCTTATGGATCCCTTGCTCCCAAGAGATTCACTTACTCAGAAGTAATGAAGATAACGTCTTCTCGCAATAAGCAGCTTGGTAAAGGTGGTTATGGTGTGGTcttcgaaggaaagctacatgatgGTCGTCTTGTTGCTGTGAAATTCTTGCATGATTGCAAAGGAAACGGGGAAGAGTTTGTTAATGAGGTTATGAGCATTGGTAGGACCTCTCATGTCAATATTGTTAGCATGTTTGGATTTTGTTTGGAGGGATCAAAACGAGCTCTTGTATATGAGTACATGTGCAATGGTTCCCTGGATAGATACATTTACTCAGAGAATCCAAAAGAAATTTTAGGATGGGAGAGGCTCTATGCAATAGCTACCGGGATAGCTCGTGGACTGGAATATTTGCACCATAGCTGTAATACACGGATCGTCCATTTTGACATTAAGCCTCAAAATATCCTTCTAGATCAGGATTTTTGCCCAAAAATTGCTGATTTTGGTCTTGCTAAATTGTGTCGTACCAAGGAGAGCAAGCTTTCAATGATTGGTGCTAGAGGAACAATTGGATTCATTGCTCCAGAAGTTCACTCACGAAACTTCGGACTTGTTTCAACAAAGTCAGATGTTTATAGTTATGGAATGATGTTGCTAGAGATGGTTGGAGGAAGGAAAAATGTGAAATCATTGGCTGAAAAATCCAGCGAAAAGTATTTTCCAGATTGGATTTATGACCACTTTGCTCAAGATGATGGATTA from Triticum aestivum cultivar Chinese Spring chromosome 3B, IWGSC CS RefSeq v2.1, whole genome shotgun sequence includes these protein-coding regions:
- the LOC123067242 gene encoding LEAF RUST 10 DISEASE-RESISTANCEUS RECEPTOR-LIKE PROTEIN KINASE-like 2.1; the protein is MASYIVAGEEGYADLSGIAPSGDGQEVTSWMALGVCRAPDQAGSLQWWSSRTEDEKSNLIALTSAAAALLFACIYVLIWYMMGKRNWFQLSKKNSSTTERHYEAMIISYGSLAPKRFTYSEVMKITSSRNKQLGKGGYGVVFEGKLHDGRLVAVKFLHDCKGNGEEFVNEVMSIGRTSHVNIVSMFGFCLEGSKRALVYEYMCNGSLDRYIYSENPKEILGWERLYAIATGIARGLEYLHHSCNTRIVHFDIKPQNILLDQDFCPKIADFGLAKLCRTKESKLSMIGARGTIGFIAPEVHSRNFGLVSTKSDVYSYGMMLLEMVGGRKNVKSLAEKSSEKYFPDWIYDHFAQDDGLEACEVTSDIEEIARKMTLIGLWCIQVLPVYRPTITKVLEMFGRSLDDMAMPPKQKFSGLLESAAHNMNVESASSMTSEEIRLVNSGNTQQFPPL
- the LOC123067241 gene encoding LEAF RUST 10 DISEASE-RESISTANCEUS RECEPTOR-LIKE PROTEIN KINASE-like 1.2, whose translation is MIIPLLVLLLAFVLRLHPVASTEDLATCSPNACGNLIVAYPFWLEDEGQPPCGSPSFQINCNGGQAFLSRSLFGGYQVLEIFTENSSFIAVDNNLPLDDGCPPWWFNISLGLGLGPYTISKKNSEVVVLYNCTKQQQQVAPPGFSRMGCADESFYRLGGAYGDHQREQSGLPPSCRVAVVPVLGFADGSDYVPSMRQGFLLEWLVASGDCTKCVTSGGQCSYANDGTGFSCNCSDGVPPIDCGEFTELDSAP